Within Wyeomyia smithii strain HCP4-BCI-WySm-NY-G18 chromosome 2, ASM2978416v1, whole genome shotgun sequence, the genomic segment GACACAACTTAGTGAAAGCAAGCTCTTATTAATGTGAGCACCCTCTTTCAATCTCGATCCCGTTGCTCCAGTTTGATCTGCTTTTTCACTACCTGCCAGATCAACTAAATTCAACGTACTTATTTGAACCGCATCGTTTTCATCCCCTTCTGTCCGACCAATATCGCTAGATTCTATCGTTATCCGGAAAATCGTATGCGACCGACTAGAACGTTCATTCATGTTCGTATCACCGATTCGTTTCACCTTGTTACCTTCCTCTAAATGCTTCATTATTTGTTCTGGGCAGTTTATTATCACCTCCTTATAGTTCAACTGTACATCTCCAAACTGACTCTCTAGTATTTTTAAATTGGCGTTACTCTTATCCAAAAGATCGTAAATTTTCTCATTATAAATTTCAATATAGCCGACACGAATCAAAAACTGACGATCCTTGTTATTTTCAATCTCTCGGAAAATTTCACGAGCCGTTAGTGGAACTACGCCCAGTTCCTCGTCTCCATCACCCATCATTGTGTAGGTTTTTCCGGACGAAGTTTGTCCGTACGCGAAAATCGTCCCATTTATACCGTTCAACGTTGAATGTACAATGGGCCTGCAGACACGCTCGAACAGTTCTTTAGTGCGAACCGACTCATCAAAAATGTGATCTAGAAGCAAACATAATGCGTTTCAAGTTTCTCATATATTATGTTCGTCTTTTAGTTTGAAATTGTGTATGTTATTGAGAGTTCTTCGATCAAAAGCCTTTTTCTTGTGAAAACATAgcaaaaaatgctttaaaagtTGTGTATCTCACAAATTGCTTTAGTTTGTACCTATGTATCTATACTATCATGTGCATTCAGATGAGCTTCCCAAAAAACATATGACACTTGAAGTTATGCAAATAAATGGAAATAAcacataatttttaaatttgacgACTCGGCAGATGTTGAGTGAACAATGGACTTATTTTGTAATCCAATAAAACTTAGTAAGATACATCAGAAATACTTTAAACAATTACACTAAAAGCTAATTATTATTCAACGGCTTCAAAATAGATAAGCAGCGACAAAGTTCAGAACGGTCGTTGCCGGCTTCATTATAGTTTATCTCTATGTTCATGTTTTGAGGTGTTCTAATTATAGCAAAAAACATTAATATTTTTGCATAGTTTCTGTcacacataaaaaaaaacttaccgaaCACAAACGGTTCTCCGCTTCCGTCAACGTGAGCGATCGTGTTGTCCCGGATCCGCCATTGCGACGTAAGCTTCAGATCTTTCTCCCGCTTTATAAGTGGCCGAACCTTGATAGAAACGGTTATATTGTCGGCCATAGTCAACTTGTTCGGAAGTGACGGGCCCAGATCCGCCACAATTGTaactataacaaaaaaaagacaCTAGACTTGACTTTAAACACCCAACGCCACCAATTTCTTAACAGatgtgttttttctttttttgtaacCGCGGCAAGCGTAACCGAAAAACGATCACTTTCAAGCTTTCTGCTGCAATTTGTGCAATCCACAGTACATTGTTTCGGATCAATGACGTATAAACGGTGAAACTACATAGACAATCCAATTGGAAGAAATATTTCACAGTATCTCGGACTTAGCGGTGTCCGGGTTTCCCAATTTATCGTTTACTTTCTTCGTAGCAAATAATATCGATTGTTTGGCATCTAATGATCAACTGAACGAAATTATCGACTATTCGCGACTAAAATACGAATCACAGACAAACATATGTGCCTTTTTAAAGGAAAATTCTAGAAAATCTTCGTTCTTATTCGAAACTTTTCACTTTTGCGCCATCATGTGAGCTTACtaccaaactaataatttttgtaaaaacggtttttgtttttgctaatTATTGGCGGTTTTTGTGGAAATAATCGACTATTTGCTACTAAATACGAATCACAGACAAACAAATGTGAtggaaaatcttcgtccttagtCGGATTTTTTCACTTATATAGGAACACTCTTTAGAAGGTTTCGTCAATTAATGTTGTCAAGCTGGAATAGAAACACACTgttcaaaagaataaaaaaaagaatcttcaacaaatgagccgttgcggaacagagtggtctaaagaccatttttttcgaaaatgagttttttgcataaaccgcatctactcaagaagctgaaattGGGAGATCAAGAAAATTTCGTAAAATCGAATTTTGAAGATGATTTaaaattcgtccgaaacagaatggccgttttgtttcggaacagagtggtctatgtacataaatcgatgtaatactatcatgtaacacgtaacatgtagcatattacatgtgatgaggaacatgccacttgttttgtacatgtcacacgtaatatgtaaaatgttacacgtaatgtaacacgaaaaatgtaacatgtaaaatgttatgtaatatgtaatatcttgtgttacatgtaatgtagcACGTGaaatcttacatgtgacatgctatatgtatcatataacatgtgacactagccatttcatacgatttaccgtcattttctttgtcattcaCCGGGTTTGTgaacatagaccactctgttccgaaacgattcgaggattccagtgaatatatatatgaagtcagagtggtctatgtacattggtgagataaaatcaccgatttcgcaaagaaattcttatcccaatgttaaaccacttcataacctttatattagaacattttgtttgaaagaatccgttgaacagaattttattcagagatttttcgaaaattgcttcttctGGACAATTTGCTcaatggcacatagaccactctggttcgcaacgccTCAAATGTGTCTGGAGTAAATTAattatatttgagaaaaaaggAATTTGAAAATCATATTTCTATCCTAAAACTACTATGTTTGGAAATTACTTAcgaacaaaaataaaagagGTCTAACGTCTGAGTTAGAACCTCTTTTTAAGTACTAATCTTCAAGTGTAAATTAGCATGTACTAGAATATTTTTCATATTGCATTTATGTGAAAGTAAAGAAATTATTTACTAACAATTTCAATTTGATTGTGACATTTTTGTTCACAGATCCATAAACAACTAttgcaaaaatttaataaaaaacttGGACTTGATAAATATGTTACTACATACTACTACTACTTAAGAAATCCTTTTGAAATAAAGTATCTCTACTAGGATATTGCataaaagaatataaaaaaaaatacttctttAACCACACAACAGTGAAATGTAATTAGGATGCTAAAGAGACATGTTCACCCACAAATGAACTGAAAACTATAACAGCAAAACTATGTGATTTATAAATCTTCAGTAAAAGATAGTCCTATTCGCATTTATGAGATAAACAATATTCAATTCTCTAAAATTCCACTAATCACAAGAGCCATCAGCAGGTCCATCACGCCAACGTTCATTAACCTTGGAGCAATCGAATTCCGGTTTTCCAAGTTTTGCGTTTACAGTGTTATGCATTCGGCACAGCCATTGGGACAGTGCATGCTGGGATTTTGTTTCCGGTGGAGTTTTCTTTAGCCTGGAGCAAAAATGAATTAGCCAAATTAACGTAGCTTATTCAGACAACCTTACTCTGCCTGAAAATCTTTGGAACAATATTCACAGGGATACACTCTAGCAAAAGCGCTGAAGAATTGCCGCACATTAGTTTGTTCTTCACTGGTGGGATTGTCGGGAAAATATGCGGCCATTGTATGCAATAGGCCCCATGTATATAGTCCTAAGCGTTCCTTGTCTAGGGGGCAGTGCGCTGGTAGGCCATTTGAGCCGTGGCTTGTATTTGGAGATTTTGCCGAAGCGGATGGCACGGATTCCGAACTATTTTCACTACTTGAAGAAAGCGCTTTCCTCTGTTGTTTAGACCACGATTTAAAATCTACGCATGTGCGACAGGGAACCGGATCCTTTGTTGTAGACGGCTGAGATGATTCGGCTGTAGGCATCGTAAAATACTGCTAGTAAATAAAATTAACCGGCTTTAACTAAAACGATATGTTGTGAAGGTTGTGAACATCGACCGTGATCGCCGTGATGCAATTCGTACATTAGTTATGAAATATTTCATTGTTTACTGAAGAAGAATAACGAAGAAATTGCCAGTTGTTAAGAATAACTTAACAAATCAAACGTCAGTTGCTGTAGTAACAGATGGTGCTTACCTACTCTTCTACACTGAAAATGAGATGGATGAGAAAGAGTGTAATCCAGGCCTGtgaaaagacgccatttttgtgtgaccgaaaaataacaagcaaaatattggaACCACGGTGGGTTCGCAATGGAAATGGagtcacatacaacccagtgcaaaagcataggcgcgtctaaggcctggTGTAATCAGAATAAAGTACGATAATTTGTATGATTTGtacaatttattaaaatttcatCTGACAAGGTatttgtcttaatgaataacTTAATACTAACGCAAAGTCAATAAACGATCACAAAATCTATCTACGAAAACGAAGTCTGTTTTTTAAAGCTGTTCCAGTAACATCACATATATAAGACatatacagtaactgttcgctaactgggtgctgtttaactgggctgctttttaactgggcgttcgctaattgggctatagcccagttaaaaagcagatgaacgtcaaaaatcagcgtttggcatatcgctgtcaaaacgagataggggcacatgaatagtaaattgaaattgattttttcagttcaatggattttggttgtcatcacacatgcgatccaccagatatcCATCTACTCGTTTCCAggtcaaataaatattttgttggaAGAAAATGTTTCCAAGCAACGGTTAGTGCAAATAAAGCACACGCATAGCTAAAGACAATTTATTATTTCTCAGTTACTGTTCATCAATCAGaatttttagtgtatttgttttaaaacattttccaaTATTCGCTGAGGGAGTTTTGCCTAGCGCCATTacatcgaaatccccctcggtttttgacgacatttgaaatgtcagcccagttagcgagcgacattcgataactgggctaggccctcagcccagttagcgaacgaacagtGTACACACTTAATCGTATAATGTTGCCTCGGCAAAAcaaaataccgaactacttgaaaatgTTGTTATTTTACCGTAATGCTGTTGTTTTTTACTGAGATATCGAAAATCCAACATGTTCACCGAATTATCGTAAACTAAATTACCGGAATAATCAGTAAATTAACAAATATCCGAGCTCCGTAAAACTAACTACCGAACTatgtaaatttttcttttaccgAGATTTCGTCAAACGAAAAcacgaaaaaagttaatttcGTTCCGAGGGGCAAGACAGTTTTTATCTGAGTTACTTttatgcttgggagtaactgtaatttactcaatatcactccgaaatttccagatgattcacatcttcgattaccttgagaacaagaaaaatatatgagcggtgaaaccgagtaacattcatatttatattcgcggtggggaaaaggtttaaggatggatattcagagacacgagagttactgAGATTTGTTCTTTATTTTCACGTTTTTACTTTTATCTGAGTAGTACCTCTTATACTTGGGagttactctaatttactcaataaatATTACTCCGAACTTCtaagatgattcacatctttgattaccttgagagcaagatatatatatatatatatatatatatatatatatatatatatatatatatatatatatatatatatatatatatatatatatatatatatatatatatatatatatatatatatatatatatatatatatatatatatatatatatatatatatatatataaggtgGGACCAAGTAAAGTTtaaggatggatattcagagacacgagagtaattcagatttgctctttatttttcaggttttctcagaaaaatcCCGACAACCTCAAATTTACTCATTGTCTTACGCCTCGTTTCGTTCAACAAAAACACAACTTTCAAAAAACGTGCGCCATAATTTACACGCGTTATAATTCGACTGTtgtgaaaatgacagaaatttTACGTCTTATTAACAAGGAGGAAAAATCTGTAATATTTAGAATAACAAACATATTGAGTAAGTACATTTTCGGTAAAAGTTTTCTGTTATTctcagaaatataaaaaaatagaaatatacAAATTTCAACCAAATATCCACATAATTTCCGTGAACTTTTGAATGGTAAATGAATGCccataaaaacaaatttaaattataaaGAATTTAATCTTGCAGACTTTACCCGGTCATTAACAATGGTTCGAACTAAAAATCCCACGAGAGTTTCTGAGCGCACACGCGATGCTGCTACAACGCAAGAACATTTGCTGAATGGGCTGATGCAATATATAGGAGTACGTTTTGAAACAATCACAAGCAAAATTAGaaatttcatatttattttatgcattttttagATTGACGATGCGTCTCCCAGATGGTcatgaggtacgatgctggcaatgctggcctaacaagccatatgaggtatacaaaggtgaggaagaagaagacatttgtctgtattagtaacgaaaaaatggtaaacagaagcacgtgttggggttgtgacgtagatcttcaaaaacatgaaaatgcCATTTGGAATTGTGTTCCGCATTGTTCAACGACGCAGGTAGGCAttttcagccgtaaactgtcataacttgtgaaaatttcttgaaaaaaaatgtaccgaacattgatttttgggcattgttttttgacttctacgtcatcactgtCAACAAAAAAGAGGCCCTTTaaacccgagactcaaaccatcccgtacctttctatattccattgtaacaagccagtcgtcgtaggttcgagtctcggctcggaagagactgttagtgtgagtaggatcgtagcgctagccccacaattgtcctgtacattaaacagtcggctgcaaagtttgtgtataaatgaacagaaggtcaagttccgaaccgGAATTTGgaaccaaagctttgcttttttttaatttaagatgCGCTTTATACAAATTATACACTTCCTATATTGGTGGTTTAGGATGAGTTGCTGCAGAATGAGCGAAACTACTTCATTTCCTGGAAGCAGCACAACATTCCTGTTGGATTTGAAGCAGTGACAGCCTTCCTACGGTTGCAAACGCTTCGATGTATTTGCCAACAACTGTATGCCTACTGATAAGCATTTTTTATGCATTAAGGCACTGGTATTTAGCATTATTAAATTGAATACTACTGGCGAGAAATTAGCTCGTTCGATACAACAAACCCAACCGAATAAGTTTATCTATTCATCATGCCGTTAGAAATGAATTTATTCGTTCACATAATTATTGCAATGTGTAATTTTTTCTAGAGAAAGTCTCATTAATTCCGATTTTCAGTAAATTTCACCGGAGTACGTCATATTCATCGATGTTTTACCGAAGTTCTTATAACAATTTCACAACacaatttctgaaaaaaaaacagcgttcaGTATTTTCAACCGAGTTTCAGTATTACTTTCCGGGTATCTCGGTAAAATATAACCGAGATACTCGTTAAAGTTTAACAGTTGTTATAATTTCAATTTCACAGAAGCTCGGTATTCTGAAGCTttaccgagatttttaccgagTTCTCAGCTGTTAAAATCTCGTAAAATCAgtttaccgtactcggtgataaaatataagtgtgTATCTAATTGGAAACAGTGAATATTTGTTAATCAATCATATTCAGGCAAAAAAACTACTGGAGTTTATAAGAACACCTTATGTTTCATATACATTTTATAATATTGCCCTATGCAATTCATAAAGTTTTGGTTTTAAAACTTGGAAAGCAGTCTTATGAAATCGTAAGCTCTTATCTCAAATTTTGAAAGGAAATCTTATGAAGTTTAAATATATTTCATATGAGTtgacaacagaaaataaatatttcgtaACAATACTTCATGAAATTCGAAAGACAATATTTTGCTAAATAGAAAACAAGTCTTTTGGACTTCTGATGTTCATTCGAAAAAGTGTTTTTCGTTTTACAAACTGAATTTATTTACAGCTGTCTAATCTCCTGGAGTAATATCGTTTATTAATATTaatttatattgaaaagtgACTCGTCAACTGTGTCTTAACTTACAAAAGTCGGTCCCTTTTTGGCCTTATAAGCTGGCAAATGTAAATGTAAATCTTTTTCAACTACAACTAATTTTGGTCAAATAGATGTTTGTTGCTCTTCTTATATATCCTATGTTTTTCTTAGCTGTACGGACGTTTCTGTTCTGTTCCGCACCAATAGCAATGTGTCAGACTGGGCAACAGTCACTGTTCGTTAAAATTGTTAGGTAAATTAGTTTTGAGAAAAAGAGTGTATAATAACATTTCCATACTTACTTGGAAATTAGTTCACACAAGGCatccatttttttcttgaatccTTTGCTCAGATTTCTTAATCAAAGCTTTTGGGAGGCATTATCAAGCTAAAAAGTATATAAATAGAAGATAAACCCATGAACGTGTAAATATTAGGAGAACTTACAAGTTGATAAGCAAACTCTTTTGCGACTTCTGCGAGCTGTCTCAAAAACGGTTTCGTATCGGAAAACTAACTTACAACCGACAAAGTAACGTTGACTAGGGAAGTTTATTAATTTACCCAACGTACTGCTGCTTCTCATGCAGGTGACAAAAGACGATAGTTGTCTGTATCGTTTCCTCTCTAACTACTTCACGTAATTGATTTTACTCAAGACTTTTCCAGAATGATTGGCACAACCACGACCGTTAAATAAATTTCATCACCGCTCACAGATGCTTTCTCGGATGCTTccccagcaaacaattttgttgtataCCAGCTTATCAGGCTTGAGTTCTGCCGGAATCAGTCTAATAGCAGTTTAACAAGctgaaaatcaacaaaattgtctgTTGGGTAGTTAGCCCCAACGTTATGCAATTGTAAACTGCTGTATGTTTATTTATGTATAATAATTCTTACTCTTCAACTTTGTACTCATGACCATAACTAACTACTGGAAGATTGTTGATAGCAGAAATGAACTCTGATCAACTTAAGATTATAAGGGCCAGCGTTTGCAATCCTGGTTCTATAATATGTTCAATAGTCACAAACTTGcaagttattaattttttttgttacctttaaaaATATCCAGATATAGCAGACACTACTGTTAAAAATCCACGTTCAGCGATAATTCGTTCAATAAATCTGCCGTTTTCActtgtttttgattttctctTATAATTTTCACACTGTTGGCAGTTATAGAAAAAACAAGACAGGATATGATGGTTTAGTTATTCGTTTGTTAAGAATTGAATTTAAACTGGCCATGGGAGGTAGTAAGATGTTTGTGGATAGTTGCCATAATTACTTGTGCTGCGTCCCTGATggtaaaaaaatgataaaataaacataatgattaaatttttgatttgtgACAGTGTTGCAATTATATGACGCTATATTATATTCCACGtctcttttttctttctattttaAGCTATTTCACAAGATGCCTCAGCAATTCTAATAATTAGAAAAAAGGATTTAAAAGGAAAAATTATCGAGTATGCGTCCAAATCAAAAAATGGGTTAGGATGTAGCTTCAGAGATGGGAAATTAATTTTAGACAAATGTACTCAAATTGAGTGCCAAACGGCTTTGCATCCACAAATGCTTTATATATTTTACCAACTCGGCCAATCACATGGACTGTATACTGCATCAATTGAAATATGATGACCTCTTTTTTAAACAGAAAATTGAAGGAAAAGTTgaagaattttttgaaaactatttAGTAAGAACAGTTTGCCAAGAAGGAGTTCCCATAAAAAATTGacaataaattgaaatatttcaaatatgaaaatatttatgAAATGCTTTTTCTGAACTACAACGAAAACTCCCTGATAATCGAAGTGAATTGAATACTCCAACATGTAGGCTTACTAACATTTTCGAGCATTTTTACCCGTCTCgtctttttaccattttgtaccgttttttgaTACTCCGAAATAAAGCTTTGcataaaaatttttcaaaatggaaaataaatttcTAAATCTGTTAATATTACGGAGTTTATTTCATGTATTTCTGGCAGTATTGCGCCACTGGGAAGGACATTCTCTATCGTGAAAGGTATCACATGCATAATTTCATCAAACACTTAAAATTGTACAGAATGAGCCAGGTTCATCATAGCAATGAATAACTGTTTGTATGTCTAGATTACTAAAAAATCAGTCTTCTCGtttgtcccgttttttgaacccatttgtTCCGTTTTCCCTTCGACGAAATTTAATTAGCTTAGCAACATGACACTCTAAAACTATACAAAAATGATTGCATgaagttttgaaaaatctgtcGTATGCACGAAATGTGCatcaaaatgtttttaatattgctgATATCGAAATCAATAATAAGATAAAAATCGAATGTGACTTATGTAGTTTCTCAAACAATTTCTTTGTTTAATGTCAACAATCTCAGATcagatttcattcatttttggtttatttcaaGTCATGGTCATGTTGTGATCCGCTACATTTTCTACAAACTGAAAGTTACATCAGacacgtccaagctgagttccaaacttgtgtaaagatttttgtaccagcaattcgtaaccagatagcgctaccagtgacgccagtctcatacaccagcgaaaaaaaatgtattgtagcgataaggtcaccaggcggcgctagtataaaagtgatttataacacaattctctttgaaattttacacggaattttcgatcaattttgttcttatttggacgtctgtctgtggttacATTTATGCTACTTAATCGACA encodes:
- the LOC129723008 gene encoding FAD-linked sulfhydryl oxidase ALR, producing the protein MPTAESSQPSTTKDPVPCRTCVDFKSWSKQQRKALSSSSENSSESVPSASAKSPNTSHGSNGLPAHCPLDKERLGLYTWGLLHTMAAYFPDNPTSEEQTNVRQFFSAFARVYPCEYCSKDFQAELKKTPPETKSQHALSQWLCRMHNTVNAKLGKPEFDCSKVNERWRDGPADGSCD